The Barnesiella intestinihominis YIT 11860 genome includes a window with the following:
- a CDS encoding DUF4491 family protein — MDFIIDNHLQGLVIGICTFLIIGMFHPIVVKAEYYWSTRCWWLFLFLGIAGVISSLCIENVVISSLLGVFAFSSFWSIKEIFEQEKRVQKGWFPKNPKRTYKF; from the coding sequence ATGGATTTTATAATCGACAATCATCTGCAAGGCCTCGTTATTGGAATCTGCACATTTCTAATCATCGGAATGTTCCACCCCATAGTTGTCAAAGCCGAATACTATTGGAGTACTCGTTGTTGGTGGTTATTTTTATTTTTGGGGATAGCAGGCGTGATATCGTCTCTATGCATTGAAAATGTAGTTATATCGTCCTTGTTGGGTGTTTTTGCCTTTTCTTCTTTTTGGTCGATTAAAGAAATCTTCGAACAAGAAAAACGCGTGCAAAAGGGCTGGTTTCCCAAAAATCCTAAGCGGACTTACAAATTTTAA
- a CDS encoding DUF6383 domain-containing protein, producing the protein MKYLYAVFFALVFSGFVLPTAVAQTTMEKEIWKIDDNRQNEPVQEAPIEVSSKDGSIYIRTPRKVQVVVYTILGQIVTDRTINPGLSELKIGVRGIYLVKIEGQTQKIAL; encoded by the coding sequence ATGAAGTATCTTTACGCAGTCTTTTTCGCGTTAGTATTCAGTGGCTTCGTCCTTCCAACGGCCGTAGCTCAAACAACTATGGAGAAAGAGATCTGGAAGATCGACGACAACCGTCAAAATGAACCCGTCCAAGAAGCTCCCATAGAGGTTTCGAGCAAGGACGGAAGTATTTATATTCGTACCCCACGCAAAGTACAAGTAGTAGTCTACACGATATTAGGACAGATCGTAACCGACCGGACCATCAATCCCGGCCTCTCTGAATTAAAAATAGGTGTCCGAGGTATTTATTTAGTTAAAATAGAGGGACAAACACAAAAGATTGCTCTTTAA
- a CDS encoding branched-chain amino acid aminotransferase, translating into MKLNLKTETMESIDWSNLSFGYMPTDYNVRCIYKDGKWGDITVTSSQTFEIHMAATCLHYGQEAFEGMKAFRGKDGKIRIFRMDENAARLQSSCRGIMMPELPTEKFNEAILTVVKKNERFVPPYESGASLYIRPLLIGTSAQVGVKPAKEYLFIVFVSPVGPYFKEGFKPTPMAILRQYDRAAPLGTGRYKVGGNYAASLVAGEKAHELGYSAVLYLDAKEKKYIDECGPANFFGIRGNSYITPKSTSILPSITNKSLMQLAEDMGMTVEVRQIPEDEIGTFDEAGACGTAAVISPIARIDDLDENKSYIFSKDGKPGPICEKLYNKLRAIQYGDEPDTHKWITIVE; encoded by the coding sequence ATAAAGTTAAACTTAAAAACCGAAACAATGGAAAGTATCGATTGGTCAAACCTGTCATTCGGCTATATGCCTACCGATTATAATGTACGGTGTATTTACAAAGACGGGAAATGGGGCGACATTACAGTTACCAGCTCACAAACATTCGAAATACACATGGCAGCCACTTGCCTTCATTACGGACAAGAGGCATTCGAAGGAATGAAAGCCTTTCGGGGTAAAGACGGAAAAATCCGCATTTTCCGTATGGACGAGAATGCAGCTCGCTTGCAGAGTTCCTGCCGGGGAATCATGATGCCCGAACTGCCCACAGAGAAGTTTAACGAAGCCATACTAACCGTAGTCAAGAAGAACGAAAGGTTCGTACCTCCCTACGAAAGCGGAGCTTCACTCTATATACGCCCATTACTAATAGGGACATCGGCACAGGTAGGAGTCAAACCGGCCAAAGAATATTTGTTCATCGTCTTCGTATCTCCGGTAGGTCCTTATTTCAAAGAGGGTTTCAAACCTACCCCTATGGCGATACTCCGTCAATACGACCGCGCCGCTCCACTCGGAACAGGACGCTACAAAGTAGGAGGGAATTACGCAGCCAGTTTAGTGGCTGGCGAAAAAGCCCATGAACTGGGATATTCCGCCGTACTCTATCTGGACGCCAAAGAGAAAAAATATATCGACGAATGCGGCCCGGCCAACTTCTTCGGCATTCGGGGAAACAGCTATATCACCCCGAAATCGACGTCCATTCTCCCTTCAATCACCAACAAAAGCCTCATGCAACTTGCCGAGGACATGGGCATGACGGTAGAAGTACGACAAATACCGGAAGATGAAATCGGGACATTCGACGAAGCGGGAGCCTGTGGAACAGCTGCTGTCATCAGTCCTATCGCCCGTATAGACGACCTCGATGAAAACAAATCGTATATTTTCTCCAAAGACGGTAAACCCGGTCCTATTTGCGAAAAGCTATACAATAAGTTACGCGCTATACAATATGGCGACGAACCCGATACTCACAAATGGATTACTATCGTAGAATAA
- a CDS encoding HD domain-containing protein → MNIQQIFEKYYQPGTPLYNSVWSHSKLVAEKALKLAQVHPELNIDSDFVYEAAMLHDIGVYLTHAPSIYCTGEEPYIRHGIIGAELLRNEGYPKHALVCERHTGTGLTVDDIISQNLPLPHRDMCPISLEEKLVCFADKFYSKSTPDQEKPFDKVRKSVAKYGDASLHRFDEMATLFL, encoded by the coding sequence ATGAATATCCAACAAATCTTCGAAAAATACTATCAACCCGGAACGCCTCTTTATAACAGCGTATGGTCCCATAGCAAACTGGTTGCCGAAAAAGCCCTGAAACTAGCCCAAGTCCACCCAGAATTAAATATCGATTCGGACTTTGTTTACGAAGCCGCCATGCTTCACGACATCGGCGTATACCTCACCCATGCTCCTTCGATTTACTGTACAGGAGAAGAGCCCTATATCCGTCACGGCATTATAGGAGCCGAACTTCTTCGAAATGAAGGATATCCCAAACACGCTCTCGTTTGTGAACGACACACAGGAACCGGACTGACGGTCGATGACATCATCTCCCAAAACCTCCCGCTTCCACACCGTGACATGTGCCCTATAAGTCTCGAAGAAAAACTCGTTTGCTTCGCCGACAAGTTTTATTCGAAATCTACTCCCGACCAAGAAAAACCGTTCGATAAAGTTCGTAAAAGCGTTGCTAAATATGGCGATGCGTCTCTACACCGTTTCGACGAAATGGCCACTCTGTTTTTATAG